Within Streptomyces sp. SS1-1, the genomic segment TGGCCAGCAGACGGTCGCCCGCGAAGTGCACCTCGTCGGTGGCCTCGCGGCCGGAGACGAGCAGCTCGACCGTCTCGGGATCAAGCCCGGACAGCTCCGCCACATGCCGGCCCTCCGCGTCCGGGGACAGCTCCAGCAGACGCCTGGCCTCGTCGTTGGCGAGCAGCAGCCGGCCGTCGTCGACGATCAGCACGCCCTCGCGCACCGAGTGCAGGACCGCGTCGTGGTGCTCGTAGATGCGGTTCATCTCGTCCGCGGCCATGGCGTGGGTCTGGCGCCGCAGCCGCCGGCTCACGAGGGCGGTGCCGCCCGCCGTCACGGCGAGCGCCCCGGCGCCGGCGCCCAGGATGATCGGGAGCTGGCGGTACGCCTCACCGGTCACGCTCTTGACCTTCAGCCCGGCCGAGACGAGGGCGATGACCTTGCCGTCGCCGTCCTCGATCGGGACCGTCGCCTGGACCTCCTTGCCGAGCGGCCCCTGCACGCTCTCCGTGTACACCTGGCCGGCGAGGGACGGCTCGATCGTGCCGACGAACCGCTTGCCGATGCGGTCGGGCAAGGGGTGCGTGTAGCGGATGCCGTTGGTGTCCATGACGACGATGAAGTCGACGCCGGCGGCGCCGCGCCCGGCCTCGGTGAGCGGCTGGAGCACCTTGGAGGGGCTCTCCGACCGCAGGGCGGCGAGGACGCCGGGCGCGTGCGCGAACGTCTGGGCCACGGCGACGGAACGGCGTTTCGCCTCGGTCTGGGTGTCGCGGCTCGACTGGAGGATCAGGGCGACGACGGCGCAGACCACGAGCAGCAGGACGAGCGCCACCTGGAGCACGAACACCTGACCGGCGACGCTCCGAGGGCTCCTGCCGACCAGCGAGCGCCATCCCCGCGTCCGCCGGTCGAATCGGTCCGACATGTCGCTATTTGTACCATCGGCGTTTTCTGCTGGCTACGGCGTGTCCACGCTAGGGACGGTGGGCCGGAGGGCGGATGGCGCTCGCACGGGGCGGCTGAGCAGGAGGAACAGGGCGGGGGCGGGTCCTCCGCCCTGCGACCGCACACCGCTTTCATCGGCGCGGGAGGACCCCCAGGAGCATCGAGGTGAAGGCGTCCCACAGGGCCTCGCGCAGCTCGATGTGCAGGACACCGAGGGCGGGCTCCTCGGCGTAGGCGGCGAGGACGCTGGGCGGCGGGGGGACGTACGACGACAGCGCGCCCGCCGTGGCGAGGCCCATCAGGCAGAACAGCTGGGCACCCTCGCCCAGTTCGGGCACATGGCGGCGCAGGAGCGCGGTCATCGCGTCGAGCCGGGCCAGGGAGGCACGCTTGTGCCGCTTGACGACCTCGACGGAGACGTTGCGCTCGAGGACGCCGCCCTGGGCGCCGAACAGGTCGCACAGCACCGTACGCTCCGCGAGCGACCGGCTCAGGATCTCCGCGAGCCGGGCCGCCCGGACCTCGGCGGTGGCGTGCGCGTCGATCCCCTCGGCCAGCTCGCCCTCCAGATCGGCGATCCAGAGGCCCAGGAAGTCGTCGAGGAGTTCGAGCAGGACGGCCTCGCGGGACTCGAAGTAGCGCAGGACGTTCGACTTGGCCAGGCCCACGCGCCGGCTGAGCTCGTTCAGGCTCAGCTCGGCCACCGGCATCTCGTCGAGCATCGCCGCCGCCGTGTCCAGGATCGCCCGGCGGCGGGCCTCTCGCTGCTCCTCGCTTCGCGCCCGCTGAAAAGTCACATCTCAGCCTAACTTACAGACCGCTGGTCTCTTGCTATCAGACCACCGGTCCCTTACGCTCTGACTCATAACAGACCGGCGGTTCTTTACGCGCCTACCGGTCGATGGCGAACCGAGGAGACGGCGATGACGACCGTGACCGACAAGTGGACCGAACAGAACATCCCCGACCAGGGCGGCCGGGTGGCGATCGTGACCGGCGCCAACACCGGGCTCGGCTTCGAGACCGCCCGGATGCTGGCGGAGCGCGGGGCGACGGTGGTCCTGGCCGTGCGGGACGTGGAGAAGGGGGCGCGGGCGGCGGCCCGTATCGCCGGTGACGTCACGGTCCAGGCGCTGGACCTCACCTCCCTGGCCTCCGTCCGGGCAGCGGCGGCGGACCTGCGCACCGCGCATCCACGCATCGACCTGCTGATCAACAACGCCGGCGTGATGTACACGCCGAAGCAGACCACCGCCGACGGCTTCGAGATGCAGTTCGGCACGAACCACCTGGGCCACTTCGCCCTCACCGGCCTGCTGCTCGACCGGCTCCTGCCGGTGCCCGGATCGCGTGTCGTCAACGTCAGCAGCGTCGGCCACCGCATCCGGGCCGCGATCCACTTCGAGGACCTGCAGTGGGAGCGGTCGTACAGCCGCGCCGGCGCCTACGGCCAGTCCAAGCTGGCCAACCTGCTGTTCACGTACGAACTGCAGCGCCGGCTCGCCCCGCACGGCACGACGATCGCGGCGGCGGCGCATCCCGGGGTGTCCAACACCGAGCTGCTGCGCAACATCCCGGCGCCGCTGCGGGTGCCGGTCAGCCGCCTCACCCCACTGCTGACGCAGAGCCCGGTCATGGGCGCCCTGCCCACCCTGCGCGCGGCCACCGACCCGGCCGTCACGGGCGGCCAGTACTACGGCCCCGGCGGGCGCGGCGAGATCCGGGGCTACCCGAAGCTGGTCACGTCCAGCCCCGCCTCACACGACGAGACGGTCATGCACCGTCTGTGGACGGTGTCGGAGGAACTGACGGGGGTGTCGTTCCCGGTGGGACGGGTGGCGACGGCGTCCTGAGCGGCGGGTGGTCCAGCACCTCGACGTACATGATCCGGCCGTCGACGACGTCGAGGTTCAGCATGCCGCGCGAGGGGAGAAGGGGCACGCACCGATGCCCGGGCCCGTACGGCTGCCCCGGCGGATGGGGCGCGGTCCGGAAACTCTGGCAGAAGTCGTCCCCGCGCCCGCAGTCCTCGACGATCCGCAGGTCCCGTGCGGAGAGGGCCAAGCCCCGTTCCCCTTCCTCCTCCAGGAGGCAGACGAGTTCGGCGAGGAGATCGGGATAGAGGTCACGGACGAGGGGGTGGTGCGGCTCCATGACGGGAGAGTAGCCGCCGGCCGGGACGGGCTCAGTATGGCGACCGCCTGGACGCGGCTTTCCGAGGGCGCGTTGGGCGCTGCGTCAGGTCGACCCAGGTGAACCAGGCGCAGAGCAGGCCCCCGACGCCGAGCATCGCACGCTGATCCTCCTCGATCTCGAACTCGTAGCGGCTGCGCGGTATCTCGACGTCGACGCGGGGAGAGAGAGTCACGTTGTTGGCGTAGTACCGGTCGCCCGACCTCCGCGGCGACTCCAGGACCCCTCCGCCGTCGAACAGCCCCAGAATCTGCGCGAACAGCGCCGCGGCGATCAGCAGCCCGCCCGTCAGCCGAACCCGGCGCGGGAGGTCCCGCCCGAGGAACGATCTCCCCCGCAAGCTCTTCTTGCTTTTCCTGTCCTCGATCAGAGGAGCCATGGCGCAGACACAGATCGCGAAGCACACCACGATCACCAACACCGGCCAGCCGTTGCCGTCGATCGGAGAAGGCCCGGGCAGCCACGTGACCGCGACGAACGACTCCAGGCCGACGCTCATCCCGAACAGCAGCCAGGTCCGAGCGGTGAAGATACGGCGCACGGCGTGGAGCTTGGCATATGCCAGGCCGCACGTCACTACTGCCGTATCGGGGCGAGGGCTTCACCCTCGCTTTTCAGCGCCGCAGCCTCTGTCGCGCCCAGAGGACTCCGATCACCGCGCCGAGGACTGCCATGTAAGCCGTAAGTGGACCGTCCTTCGCGATGACCCCCGGTAGGGACACCACCGCGACGATCAGGATCCCCCCACAACCGACGACCGCGAGATCGGCCGAATCCGGACGACTCCCCTCTTACCTGCGCATCCGGTTCCCCTCAACGGCGAGACTGTCAGTAGCTCAGCATCTGGCCCCAGGTATGGGCGCTGAACGTATGAAGGCCGACGTACATCCGTCAGTAGTCGGTGAGGTCCACGATCACATCGCAGTGCGGATCGTCGGAAGGCCGGTGAAGATGCTCGTTCGCCAGGAACGCCGGGGAAACCAGGGAGCCGAGCATGCCGGGCCCTGCATGGCTGGTCAGCACATCCACACCGTACGTGCGGTCGCGCTCGGGTGAACGGAAATAAAGGCGCATGCTGTCGTCGCCTGTGATGACCGCGCCGATGAACAGCGGCTTCCACGGCACATGAGTGGTGATGAGGGAGCGCGCGATATCGAGCAGACGACCCGCGGCCGTCTGCTCGATGCCTCGTTCGGGAGTATTCACATCTTGGCCCATGCCGGACACTTGTTCCCCGGTTGGTTGTGGCAGTACGCCGTGATGACGCCAATCTTCTGACCGCGACCGGCATCATAACGGCCGTCCGTGGTCTTGCGGGTGTACTGCACGACCACCGTGAACTTCACCTGCCGTGGTCTCGGAACGCCAGTCTCGAACACCACCCCGTCGTACTCCAAGTGTCCGTGGTGATCATTCCGGTCCACCCGGCCGTTGAGGGCCGCGTACAGGGTGGAGCATTTCTTGATGTTGTGGCGGCCGGTGAAGTGGTGCCAGCCCAGCTCCGAGTTCCCGTAGCGGGTGACGATGTGTCGGCCCTCAGGGTCGTCCGTCTGACACTTGACCCGGTGATCCCACGGGTGCGGCTGTACGGGCATCGGAGCAGCACTGGCTGTCCCCGACATCAATGAAGCGGCGAACGCTGTGACGGCAGTGAGCGTCATGATCTTCTTCACAGAGAAACCCCCTTGATCACGGCTGGATGGTCAGGTCAGCCGCAGATCAAGAGGGTCACCATGAAGGTCACGTTCCTCCGTGGCGCATTCCTATTCTCGGAATGTCTGATTTCCGATCAAGGAACGGGCGCCCGCAGAGTTAAGAGTGCGTTCGATCGGGTTGATCATCTTCCCGTTCGTGTTCGCCTCCAGTCCACCGGGTGGGCACAAGGTATGGCCTGGCCGCCGCGTTTCTCACCGGCGCAGGTCGGTCTCGTGCAGCGCAGCGAGGTTCTTCAGGTCGTTCGCGACCATGACCTGAGCGAGGCGCCCGCGACGGCGACGACCTCCGGCCACCAGGCCGGCCGCAGGTACTCCTCGTCCGTGCCGCCCGGTTGCCTGGACCGCTGCGTCGTTGAGGCGGACGCCCATTCCCGCATGAGGACGACCTCTTCCTCGGTTCTGAGACTGGCACCGAGGAAGCGCTCGGGTTCGTCGGCGTCACAGAAGTCATCGAAGAGCGCGTGGAAGACGTGGTCCAGGTTCTCGAACAGTGACGGGTCGAGCCAGACATCTCGCTGCCACGGTGGATCGGCCGGAGCCAGGACCGCGGGTACGACATGCACTCGATGGTTCGCTATGACGCGGGCGTCTGCGCTCATAGCGCCGAGCCTATAAACCGCGGGATGCAGGCAGACACTGCCTGACCGCCGGCTTGAGACGTCGAGCTCATACGACGCCAAGAGACGTCAGCCATCATTCGAAGGCACATACGCTCCCGTTCACCGTGGCAGGAGGGCCAGACGTCCGACGAGGAGTCCACCGAGTACTTCATGCTCGTGTGCTATGAGCCGACCACGAGGTGGTGCTCGTCGACTGCGGGTCCCGCGGTAGGGATGTGGTCTTGGCGGTGCGCGAGGTGACCGGGCAGAGCGCGTGGCACAGCCGGGTCCTGACGCGCCAAGCGCCCTTCACCGTTACTTGAGGGCCTATACAGGGCCCGGAGATACTTTTGCGGCCAAGAAGAGGAGCTCCCGCCCGAGCACTTCACCTCTGCCGAGCCGCGCTGCGAACACAGAGCAACAACAGATGCCTACGCCCCGGAGGCGACCGCGGACGTATCGCACAGGACCGACTTATCATGAACTGTCCGGGTCTGATCCACAGCGGTCCGTGGAATCCACCCATCAGTCCGCGCGCAGGTCAGAAGCATGTCGGGCGCTCACCCACAAGTGCGTACCGGACAAGAATGAGCCGCCCGGGACAGAATTGAGGCTGACCGCGCCCCCTCAGCCACCCCCGATCGCCCGCTCTCAGTGAGCCGAAGCCCGCTTTACCGCGGAGGGCAATTGCCACTGACGGAGCGCTTGCTTATTCCGGCGAGATTAGCATGTACATGTACCCATGGGCTTGTGATGTCCAGCACAGAGTCGGCGTCCTAGATATATCTAATGCCCCCACACGGGCAGCCCATATGCCACCAGATGCAGGACTTTTTTTGTAAACAGCCTTTAACAATGCGCGTAGAGTAGACGTTTACTGCAAATGGTCTAAACCGCCATTTCGAGTGTAACCCCAATCGACATTCGCCATATGTGTCCGTGACGTGCACTCTGATCCTTCCCAATGGGTCCCACAGAGGCAAGGACAAGATGAAAACCGGGCACAAAGTTGCACTTGGCGGCGCTGTCATCGTGGCCGTCGGAACGATCATCGCCCCGCAGCTCATCAGCGATGACGGCGACAAGAAGGAGCCGAACACGTCAACGTCAGTGGGCGGCGACATGGGCGGCAATGGCGACGGCCCCCGCTGCCAGGGAGCCAAGGTCAACTGTCCCCAGGGGAGCCAGCCGATTCCGGAGAACACCTACCGGACGGACAAGGCCCCGAGCGAGGTAGGCCCTTGGGCCTACAAGGTCGTCCGCACGGTGACCCAGGCCGGCGACGAGGGATTAATGGTACGGACCTGCAACGTCAGCGATTGCCCCGGACCGGACTCTGCGCGCCAGGTCGGACTCGTCCGCGTGCACCACACGGTCTGGGTTGAATGCTGGAAAGACTCCGGTTACGACGGCGGCGAAGGCCAGGGCATTACCAAGTGGTACAAAGTCAAGTGGCCGACTGAACAACCTCATTCGACTCCCGACCTCGAGAGTTCGAGGGAGGACAAATACACAGCCTGGATGTACAGCGGCTATATGGAGCCATCGGGACACAACGGGAAGATTCCCGAGTGTAGTAGCTAGCCTCGTTCGGCCAGCATGAACTGGGAGTGCGATTCCGCTCGGCCGATCAGGCTGGACCGAACACGAAAGGGAGGCCTGAGGTTTCCAGGCCTCCCTTTCCAAGGCAAACACCTCGGCATTACCACACGCTGCAACGGGCGTAAAGTTACTCAGCGTGACGTCAGCGGTTGCAACGACCGGGCGACAGTTCCGAGCTCTGTCAGTGGCGCCCCACTACGGTCCTCTTGGGCCAGGAGGCCTGGTGGGACGCAAGGAGCAGGCAGTGTGGGTCCGGTTGAGGTGTTACTTGCGCATACGGGGCGCTGTGTCTATGGCGACTACGCCGAGTCGCGGGTGATCGACCACGTCATCCCGCTCGCAGCCAACGAAGCAGACTCCCAGAGGAACCTGGTCCCGGCCTGCCAAGCGTGCAACCTTGGCAACAGTGACAAGGGGCTCACATGGATGCGTGAGCGACTCGACCTGCCTTCGATGAGGCAGAGGCCCCACCTTGAGACCCCACAATGGGCCCGGGCCGCGAAAACGCCCCCGAGTTGCACCATATGCGCAGCTCAGGGGCATGATCACAAAAGTTACTTCTTCTTGCCCTGGTTCTTGACCGCCTCGATCGCCGCCGCCGCGGCCTCCGGGTCGAGGTAGCGGCCGCCCGGGGTGACCGGCTTGAAGTCCGCGTCCAGGTCGTAGGCGAGCGGGATGCCCGTCGGGATGTTGAGGCCCGCGATGTCGGCGTCCGAGATGCCGTCCAGGTGCTTGACCAGGGCGCGCAGCGAGTTGCCGTGGGCCGCGACCAGGACCGTACGGCCGGTCAGCAGGTCGGGGACGATCGCGTCGAACCAGTACGGCAGCATGCGGACGACGACGTCCTTGAGGCACTCCGTGCGCGGGCGCAGCTCCGGCGGGAGGGTCGCGTAGCGCGGGTCGGAGAACTGGGAGAACTCGGCGTCGTCGGCGAGCGGGGGCGGCGGGGTGTCGTAGGAGCGGCGCCACAGCATGAACTGCTCCTCGCCGAACTCGGCGAGGGTCTGGGCCTTGTCCTTGCCCTGGAGGGCGCCGTAGTGGCGCTCGTTCAGGCGCCACGAGCGGTGGACCGGGATCCAGTGGCGGTCGGCCGCCTCCAGCGCCAGCTGGGCCGTGCGGATCGCGCGCTTCTGGAGCGACGTGTGGACCACGTCGGGCAGGAGTCCGGCGTCCTTCAGGAGCTCGCCACCGCGGACCGCCTCCTTCTCGCCCTTCTCGTTGAGGTTGACGTCCACCCAGCCGGTGAACAGGTTCTTCGCGTTCCACTCGCTCTCGCCGTGGCGGAGGAGGATCAGCTTGTACGGTGCGTCGGCCATGCCTCAGAGCGTAATCCACGGATTCGGGCCTCCGGCGGCCCCGCCCAGCAGGCGGACGGTTGACGGGATCTGTTAATCGAGTGGCTCTCGCCGACCCCGGTTTTGTAAGTTGCGGATGCCGTTCTGGCTACTTACATCCGCTGCCGGTGTCCGGCTCGTCCGTGGGGGGATCCCTGATGTCACTCGCCGCCGTCAGACGCGCCGCCAGGGAGACCGTCTCCGGGCTCCCCCGTGAGTTCTGGTGGCTGTGGACGAGCACGCTGGTGAACCGGCTCGGCGCCTTCGTCGCCACCTTCATGGCGCTGTACCTGACCCTGGAGCGCGGCCAGTCCGCCTCGTACGCCGGTCTGGTCGCCGCGCTGCACGGCCTCGGCGGGGTCGTCTCCTCCCTCGGCGGCGGTGTGATGGCCGACCGGCTCGGACGCCGGCCCACCCTGCTGATCGCGCAGTCCGCGACCGCCGTGTCGGTGGCGGTGCTCGGCTTCGTGCAGCACCCCGCGGCCATCGCCGCCGTCGCCTTCGCGGTGGGCGCCGCCTCGAACGCCTCCCGGCCGGCCGTGCAGGCGATGATGGCGGACATCGTGCGGCCCGAGGACCGGGTCAGGGCCTTCTCACTCAACTACTGGGCCATCAACCTGGGCTTCGCCGTCTCCTCCATGGCCGCCGGGTTCATCGCCGAGGTCAGCTACCGCGCCGGGTTCCTGCTGGAGGCCGGGATGACGGCCGTCTGCGCGGTCGTCGTCTTCATGAAGCTCCCCGAGTCGCGGCCCCAGAAGGCCGGCACCGCCAGGCCCGGCGAGGCGATCGGGCTCGGGACCGTGCTGCGCGACCGGCGCTTCATGACGGTCGTCGGGCTGTGCTTCCTCGTCGCCCTCGTCTTCCAGCAGGGCGCGGTCGGGCTGCCGATCGCCATGGGCGCGGCCGGCTTCTCCCCCGCCGACTACGGCCTCGCGATCGGCGTCAACGGCGTCCTGATCGTCGCGCTGCAGATCCCGGTCACCCGGTTCATCGAACGGCGGGACGCGGGCCGCATCCTCGTCGTGTCGTCCCTCGTGGCGGGCTACGGATTCGGGCTCACCGCGTTCGCCGGGTCGGTCGGCGTCTTCGCGCTGACGGTGTGCGTGTGGACGATCGGCGAGATGCTCAACGCGCCCACCCAGACGAGCCTCGTGGTCCGCCTGTCCCCGGCCCACGGGCGAGGCCGCTACCAGGGCGTGTACACGCTGTCCTGGTCGGTGGCGGCCCTCGTCGCGCCCCTGATGTCGGGCCTCGTCATCGACCACCTCGGCGCCGCCTGGCTGTGGGCGCTGTGCGCGGCCGTCGGCACGGTCGCGGCGGCCGGGTACGGCGTGCTGACGCGCCGGCTGCCCGCCGACGCGCCCGGCGCCACCGTCCCCGTGACCGCGTCCAAGCCCGAGACCAGCGCGGCCTGACCCCTCAAGAAGAGCGCTCAGGGGTGCATCCGGGCACCCTTGAGCACCTTGTCCACCGCGTTCTTCGGCCCGTAGACCGCGAGCCCCACCAGATCCAGCTCCGCCGTGCCCACGGCCCGTACCGCCGCCCGGTTGGCGCCGTCGTGGCCGGTGCCGAAGAGGTCGGAGGTGAACAGGGCGCGCGGCAGGGCGCGGGAGAGCGTGCGGGCGTGGGCGGCCGTCAGCGTCTCCTTGGTGCCCTCGAAGACCAGCACCGGCTGGCGGAACATCGGCAGGTAGGGGACGCCGTCCGCGTCCTCGTACGGCTCCCCGATGACCTCGGGCACCTGCGAGCCCAGGCCGCTGACCAGGAACGCGGTGACGTTCAGCCGCTGCCAGGTCTCCAGGTCCTCGCGCAGCAGCACGGCGATCTTGGTGTCGAAACGGACGGGGGCAGCGGCCGCCCCGTCGTGCACGGGTGCTTCAGCGTTCATACGGCGAGACTCGCCGACGCCGTACGGCCCGGTCTTGTACGTTCTTTGCATGGGCACCCGCGAGGACGTCACCGCGTGGCGTCCCCGCGTCCCGGGCGTCACCGAGGTCTTCCACGCCCACTTCACCGACTACGCGTACCCGATGCACGTCCACGAGGCGTGGACGCTGCTGATCGTGGACGACGGCGCCGTCCGCTACGACCTGGACCGGCACGAGCACGGCACCCCGCACGACACGGTGTCCCTGCTGCCGCCGCACGTCCCGCACAACGGCTCGCCCGCCACCCCGCACGGCTTCCGCAAACGCGTCCTGTACCTGGACGGCACCCGGCTCGGCGACGACCTGATCGGCCCGGCCGTGGACTCGCCGGATCTGCGCGACCCGGTGCTGCGGCGGCGCGTCGGACAGCTGCACGCGGTGCTCGCCCAGCCCGGTGACGAGCTGGAGGCCGACAGCCGGCTGGCCCTCATCGGCGACCGGCTGCGCGCCTGCCTGCTGCCGAGGACGGCGGCCCCTGCCGACCGGCGTGACCCGGTGCTGGCCCGCCGGCTGCGCGAGCTCCTCGACGAGCGGGTGGTGCCGGGCATCGCCCTGGACGAGGCGGCGGCGCTGGTGCAGGCGCATCCCACGCACCTCGTCCGGTCGTTCAGCGCCGCGTACGGGATCGCCCCGCACCAGTACCTGATGTCCCGCCGGGTCGGCCGCGCGCGCCGGCTGCTGCTGGAGGGCCGGGCGCCGGCCGAGGTGGCCGCCGCGACCGGCTTCTACGACCAGTCGCACCTCACCCGGCACTTCCGCCGGCTGGTGGGCGTCACCCCGGGCCGCTACCGCGGCAGCGCGCGCTGAGCGTCGTACAGATTGCGGGGCCGTACGACGTCCGTGGTGCCGTACAGCTCGAGGCGGGCGTGCAGGTCGCCGGTGAAGTCGGGCACGTCGATCTGGCCGAACTCGCTGACCTCGTTGAGCCCGACGGTCGCGGAGTACGGTGCGAGGCCGTCGAGGCGGACCATGCCGGCGCGGCCGTTGACGACCCGCACGTTCCAGTGGGTGAAGCGCGCCCCGAACAGCGGTCCGGCGCTCGCGTCGCCGCCGTGGCGGCCGTCGTTGACGACGGTGATGTCGGTGCGGACGTTGGCGAAGGGCAGTCCGCGATGGCTGTCGAAGGTGCCCATGCGCATGTCGCCGCGCGACCACACGTTGTGGGAGGACAGGCCCTCGACGTTGATGCCGTGCAGCTGGGTGTCGGCGGGGGCGGGCGTGGTGCGGGCCTCGATCGTGAAGTCCTCGACCAGGTTGTCGTGCGAGCCCTCGCGGCAGAAGTACGGGTGGTGCGTGCCGCGGCCCGCCACGCGCGTGTGCGTGAGCGTGCAGGCGGAGGCGGCCACCAGGCCGAAGCCGTTGTCGACGTGGCGGACCGTCACGTCGTGCACCCAGCAGTCGTAGGCGCACTGGAGGACGACACCGTTGTGGCCCTTGTCGAGCAGGTGCGGCTGCTGCGGGGTCTGGACCGCCTCCAGGGTGAGGCCCTCCACGCCCGCGCCGGTCAACTCCTCGACGTGCGTGGTCAGTCGGGGGTCCCACTCGGGGCGTACGTCGAGCGGCAGGGGGCGTTCCAGGGTGACCTCGCGGCCGCGGACCCGGGCGACGCGCACCGGCCACTCGTAGGGCACGTACGAGGTCAGCTTCGTCTTGTCGTCCCAGGTGTACGCCTCGGCGCCCGGTCCGCCGCCGCTCATGTGCTCGAGGAGCGTGTGCTCGGCGTCGTCGGCGAGGCGCAGCAGCACGAGGGCGCCGGCGCGCAGCGCGGACGGGTCGGCCACCCGTACCGTCCAGGAGCCTCGCCGGGCGGGGGCGACGGTGGTGAGGGTGCGCCACTCGTCGCGCCGGTTGCCGGTCCAGCCCTCGAACGGCCAGTCCCGCGCGCGGATGGCGTCGGTGAGGGACCGCCACCGCGCCTCGGGCGCCAGCCAGATCAGGCCGCCCGCCCACGACCAGGACGACTTGTCGCCGCCGTAGCGGGAGCCGTAGACGCCGATCAGCTCGGTGAGGTTCTTCGTGGCGAGGAGGGTCGTACGGCCGCTGCCGGCGCCGCGCAGGACGACGTTCGAGTGGCCGACGCGGATGACGTCGTCGACGCGCCAGGTGCCGGGCGGGATGGTGACCGTGCCACCGCCGGCCCGTCCGGCGGCGGCGATGGCACGGTTGATCGCGGGGGCGCAGTCGGTCGTGCCGTCCGGCACGGCGCCGAAGGCGCGGACGTCGGCGACGACGCGGTGGCGGTCCCCGCCGCGCCGGCCCGCCCGGCCGATGTACGGGATCTGCGGGTGGGTGAAGGGGGTGCGGGTGAACTCGTGCCAGAGTGCGGGGACTTGGGGGGTGCCGGGGGGCGGGGCGGCGGGGGTGGCCGCCCGGGCCGCCGGGCCGGCCGTCGCGGCGAGTGCCACGGCCGTGGCTCCGCCGAGCAGGGCCCGTCTGGTGAGATGCGTGTCGCCCATGTCCGTACGCCCTCCATGCCGCCTCGCATGCCGCTTCTCCTGCGGCACTTTCATGGATGTGAACGATGTTCAGAAGTGCGTCGGGTGTGAGCATGCCATGACACCCCTGCGACCGGAAGAGGGTGCGCAGGGGCGAGGCCATGTGCCAGGTGGGGCGGAGCTGCCGTCAGCCCTCGGACTTCTTGGTCAGGTGGCTGAACGCGTCCAGGTTGCGTGTGGACTCACCGCGCGCCACCCGCCACTCGTACTCCTTGCGGATCGCGGAGGCGAACCCGAGCTCCAGGAGGGTGTTGAAGGCGCCGTCGGCCGCCTCCAGGACCTGGCCGAGGAGGCGGTCGATCTCGTCCGGGGTGATCGAGGCGAGCGGGAGCCGGGCGGTGACGTACACGTCGCCGAGCCGGTCGACGGCGTAACTCACGCCGTACAGCTTGAGGTTGCGCTCCAGGAGCCAGCGGTGGACCCCGGGCTCGTTCTCGTCGGGGTGGCGGATGACGAAGGCGTTCAGCGAGAGGGAGTGGCGGCCGACTCTCAGGGAGACCGTCGTGGACAGCTTCCGTGTGCCGGGGAGCGTGACGACGTAGGTGCCCGGCTCGGGGCTCTCCCACTCCAGTTCGGCGTCCTTCAGTGCTCCCTCGACGACCTGGGCCGCCTTCTGTGCGTCAGCCATGGTGGGAGCGTACGCGACGGCGGTACGTCTGGGCCGCGGCCGTGTAGACCTCCGCCGTGGCGGCCGCCGCGGTGTCCCAGCCGAACGACTGGGCGTGCCGCGCCGCCGCCTCGCCCATCCGCGGGCACAGCTGCGGATCGTCGGCGAAGGCGCGCAGCACGTGCGCGTAGGCGGCCGGGTTGTGGCCCTCGACCAGGAAGCCCGTGCGGCCGTCGGCGACGGCCACCGGCAGCCCGCCCACGGCGGCC encodes:
- a CDS encoding glycosyl hydrolase family 28-related protein, whose translation is MGDTHLTRRALLGGATAVALAATAGPAARAATPAAPPPGTPQVPALWHEFTRTPFTHPQIPYIGRAGRRGGDRHRVVADVRAFGAVPDGTTDCAPAINRAIAAAGRAGGGTVTIPPGTWRVDDVIRVGHSNVVLRGAGSGRTTLLATKNLTELIGVYGSRYGGDKSSWSWAGGLIWLAPEARWRSLTDAIRARDWPFEGWTGNRRDEWRTLTTVAPARRGSWTVRVADPSALRAGALVLLRLADDAEHTLLEHMSGGGPGAEAYTWDDKTKLTSYVPYEWPVRVARVRGREVTLERPLPLDVRPEWDPRLTTHVEELTGAGVEGLTLEAVQTPQQPHLLDKGHNGVVLQCAYDCWVHDVTVRHVDNGFGLVAASACTLTHTRVAGRGTHHPYFCREGSHDNLVEDFTIEARTTPAPADTQLHGINVEGLSSHNVWSRGDMRMGTFDSHRGLPFANVRTDITVVNDGRHGGDASAGPLFGARFTHWNVRVVNGRAGMVRLDGLAPYSATVGLNEVSEFGQIDVPDFTGDLHARLELYGTTDVVRPRNLYDAQRALPR
- a CDS encoding YbjN domain-containing protein, with the protein product MADAQKAAQVVEGALKDAELEWESPEPGTYVVTLPGTRKLSTTVSLRVGRHSLSLNAFVIRHPDENEPGVHRWLLERNLKLYGVSYAVDRLGDVYVTARLPLASITPDEIDRLLGQVLEAADGAFNTLLELGFASAIRKEYEWRVARGESTRNLDAFSHLTKKSEG